Proteins encoded together in one Bactrocera neohumeralis isolate Rockhampton chromosome 4, APGP_CSIRO_Bneo_wtdbg2-racon-allhic-juicebox.fasta_v2, whole genome shotgun sequence window:
- the LOC126755855 gene encoding uncharacterized protein LOC126755855: MLTELGELGLNTATQLNTTFVIELISAIYELYLFKNFVLYISEQFNDSEIAVKFLDEFFTVFPLIPNVIVVSNGEVDPKDFHVDVLVSKPALGLVFTTGPNDTVMPLAAESMKRVRILKTIFILTTMIELDVDDVRADSDYANLVNETYTWIWHEQFLNTILLTVRDNIYILEPYPELKIVNKTANWDVKDFFIDYYDNLKGYVLDTIVRYDLPRVFDRRYENGELKISGTSGKLFTTFLKSINATLVNTDVANSPFEPALMGDVIELIVNRTIELSPHSQTALFAMDHVGTSYPIGINDWCIMVPFYNRSPEHLYLLRSFQNSTWLLVLFAVVYISIALWLCAPQRPIEYSNALLQAICSMLSIAPTTLFNTLNLRMSFLFFYLFVLGFITSNWYTTKIASYLMTSLPSAQIDTVDDVIAANLRIKVFDYEYERLESMPAQYPQRFLEQLDIVDKPFMDQHRDTMNTSYGYSIQTDRWEFLNMQQQFLQKPVFRLSEICMGPFHHVFPMYADSHLQTPLKYFILHATQSGLLTYWQKSAFAEALRLRLVRIMLIHEDPRPLSMRFLRPIWYVWWLGLILAGIVFLCEWKRAALVRIKRRLLTELSF; the protein is encoded by the coding sequence ATGTTGACTGAGCTAGGTGAGCTCGGACTCAACACCGCAACGCAGTTAAACACCACATTCGTTATCGAACTCATAAGCGCCATTTACGAACTGTATCTATTCAAAAATTTCGTACTTTATATAAGTGAGCAATTCAATGACTCTGAGATCGCAGTGAAATTTTTAGACGAGTTCTTCACGGTCTTTCCTTTAATACCGAATGTAATTGTGGTGAGTAATGGTGAAGTCGATCCCAAGGACTTTCATGTTGATGTGCTGGTTAGCAAGCCAGCGCTCGGTTTGGTATTCACCACAGGACCGAACGACACAGTGATGCCATTAGCGGCGGAAAGCATGAAACGCGTGCGCATACTAAAAACCATATTCATACTCACGACGATGATAGAGTTGGACGTGGACGACGTACGCGCCGACAGCGATTACGCTAATTTGGTGAATGAAACGTATACATGGATTTGGCATGAACAATTTCTGAATACGATCTTATTAACGGTGCGTGATAACATTTACATACTCGAGCCATATCCGGAACTGAAAATCGTCAACAAAACTGCAAATTGGGATGTGAAAGACTTCTTTATCGATTATTATGACAATCTCAAGGGCTATGTGTTGGATACCATTGTACGTTACGATTTGCCACGTGTATTCGATCGTCGTTATGAAAACGGTGAACTAAAGATCAGCGGAACTTCGGGTAAACTGTTTACCACTTTCCTGAAATCCATCAATGCGACATTAGTTAATACGGATGTCGCGAACTCACCATTTGAGCCCGCATTAATGGGTGATGTCATTGAATTGATTGTCAATAGAACTATCGAGTTGAGTCCGCACTCGCAGACAGCGCTCTTCGCTATGGATCATGTGGGCACCAGCTATCCGATTGGCATCAATGATTGGTGTATTATGGTGCCATTTTATAATCGTTCGCCGGAGCATCTTTacttgctgcgcagttttcaaaATTCCACTTGGCTGCTCGTACTCTTCGCTGTCGTCTATATATCTATTGCGCTCTGGCTTTGCGCACCACAACGCCCGATCGAGTATAGCAACGCACTATTGCAAGCGATTTGTTCAATGCTCAGCATTGCGCCCACAACGCTCTTCAACACACTCAATCTACGCATGTCGTTCTTGTTCTTTTATCTCTTTGTGCTCGGTTTCATAACCTCAAATTGGTATACTACGAAGATCGCCAGCTATCTGATGACCTCATTGCCATCGGCGCAAATAGATACGGTGGACGATGTCATCGCCGCTAATCTACGCATTAAAGTATTCGACTATGAGTATGAGCGCCTGGAGTCGATGCCTGCACAATATCCACAACGTTTTCTCGAACAGCTCGACATCGTTGATAAGCCATTTATGGATCAGCATCGCGATACAATGAATACGAGTTACGGCTATAGCATACAGACAGATCGCTGGGAGTTTCTcaacatgcaacaacaatttctacaaaaaccAGTCTTTCGCTTATCGGAGATTTGTATGGGTCCATTTCATCATGTGTTTCCCATGTATGCCGATTCACATCTGCAGACACCACTTAAATACTTCATCTTGCATGCGACACAATCCGGTTTGCTGACATATTGGCAGAAGTCGGCTTTTGCCGAGGCGCTGCGCTTGAGGTTGGTGAGAATCATGTTGATCCACGAGGATCCACGTCCTTTGTCCATGCGTTTTCTTCGTCCGATCTGGTACGTTTGGTGGTTGGGGCTTATATTAGCCGGTATCGTTTTCCTTTGCGAATGGAAGCGTGCTGCTTTGGTGCGGATCAAGCGTAGGCTTTTGACCGAATTGAgtttttag
- the LOC126755856 gene encoding uncharacterized protein LOC126755856, whose protein sequence is MLTPLATLLLCTLPLGACNNTNLVGSSFDAVLGRTLRYHHIANVAIFIGDKDEHQTARNAILDSLERQLPAPRYIFTAADTSRPPGNTLRHHIANDALSVVLCAASADHIWRVVDQRLRKLRRTKLIVVATSTSLEPLDVFAKLWQLQFLHVVLLCNNTVYRYTPFPQIHVYQVHNRSADLFPPAPTNLQGYTLSTPAENDLPRIFFVRQQRDNATKIRGFAYQIFVNFVRRMNMTLRISNPNQVHDITSSVNMSTIVQEIAKQKLEISIHPYTSIREHQGIMSYPIFKLECCLIVPVQNEIPRCLYPVRPLKLGSWLVIFAAVVYISVMLAWTSPCVPREAPFLTKLSRTFLESIAQVVFLPSTYPSHQPSMRYLLVYLQLALFGFLLTSWYNNLLSSFFTTVLFHEIDMVLEQVPPELVLKVKQLIVGSNSSVQMAHLLNFNNSYAYPVTEERWTFLSLQEQYANKPINRFSKICLGSPCIGYPMRLDSHLEEPLTHFILDVQMAGLDFYWLRSDFKDALLAGYVKLVNNVFPFKALDLYTLYAAWVVLIAGLSIASFVFLLEIRGVCGRKVSRSERSTEQWFSGLNRVE, encoded by the exons ATGTTGACGCCGTTGGCTACGCTACTGCTCTGCACTTTGCCGTTAGGCGCTTGCAACAACACCAATTTGGTTGGCTCAAGTTTCGACGCGGTGTTAGGGCGCACTTTACGGTACCATCACATAGCAAATGTGGCAATATTTATAGGCGACAAAGATGAGCACCAAACTGCGCGCAACGCTATACTTGACAGCTTGGAAAGACAACTGCCGGCGCCGCGTTATATCTTCACTGCCGCTGACACGTCCAGGCCGCCGGGCAATACCTTACGTCATCACATAGCGAACGATGCGCTCAGCGTTGTGTTATGTGCCGCGTCCGCGGATCACATTTGGCGCGTGGTCGATCAGCGTTTGCGTAAGCTACGGCGCACAAAGCTCATTGTAGTGGCGACGAGTACGTCACTTGAACCATTGGACGTGTTTGCCAAACTCTGGCAATTACAATTCTTACATGTCGTGCTGCTGTGCAACAATACCGTTTACCGTTACACGCCATTTCCGCAGATACATGTGTATCAGGTGCATAATCGCAGCGCCGATCTCTTTCCACCAGCGCCGACCAATCTGCAAGGCTATACGCTCTCCACGCCCGCCGAGAACGATTTGCCGCGCATATTCTTTGTGCGCCAACAGCGTGATAATGCGACCAAGATACGCGGTTTTGCCTATCAGATTTTTGTGAATTTCGTGCGTCGCATGAATATGACGTTGCGCATCAGTAATCCCAATCAGGTGCACGACATTACGAGCAGCGTCAATATGAGCACTATAGTGCAAGAAATCGCCAAACAGAAATTGGAGATATCCATACATCCGTATACGAGCATTCGGGAGCATCAGGGCATCATGAGTTATCCGATCTTCAAGTTGGAGTGCTGTCTCATTGTGCCGGTACAGAATGAGATACCGCGTTGCTTGTATCCCGTGCGTCCGCTCAAATTAGGTAGTTGGCTGGTGATATTCGCCGCTGTGGTCTATATCTCAGTGATGCTGGCGTGGACAAGTCCGTGTGTGCCGCGTGAAGCGCCATTTCTAACTAAACTCTCGCGCACTTTTCTCGAGAGCATAGCTCAAGTGGTCTTTTTGCCGTCGACCTATCCGAGTCATCAGCCATCGATGCGCTATTTGTTGGTGTACCTACAGTTGGCGCTTTTCGGCTTTCTGCTCACCAGTTGGTATAATAATTTGCTTAGCAGCTTCTTCACTACCGTGCTG TTCCACGAGATCGATATGGTGTTGGAGCAAGTGCCACCGGAGCTGGTACTGAAAGTGAAGCAATTAATTGTCGGCTCGAATTCGAGCGTGCAAATGGCGCatctattaaattttaacaactCCTACGCCTATCCGGTCACTGAGGAGCGTTGGACTTTTCTCTCACTACAGGAACAGTATGCAAATAAGCCGATTAATCGGTTTTCGAAAATCTGTTTGGGTAGCCCATGTATAGGTTATCCGATGCGTCTGGATTCACATCTAGAGGAACCGCTAACACACTTTATATTGGACGTGCAGATGGCTGGCTTGGATTTTTACTGGTTGCGGTCGGACTTTAAAGATGCTCTGCTAGCCGGTTACGTGAAGCTGGTCAATAATGTGTTCCCCTTTAAGGCCTTGGACTTGTATACGCTCTACGCAGCTTGGGTTGTGCTGATTGCTGGGCTGAGTATAGCGTCCTTTGTGTTTTTATTGGAGATACGTGGCGTTTGCGGAAGAAAAGTGTCGAGAAGTGAACGAAGTACAGAGCAGTGGTTTAGTGGATTGAACCGCGTTGAATAA